In Phormidium yuhuli AB48, one genomic interval encodes:
- a CDS encoding ABC transporter ATP-binding protein/permease has product MKTAITAIKVQNLSKTYVINKQKQKVLDNINLEILPGEFILLRGDNGSGKTTLVNLICGLQNPDEGSIEIFGKSPKDPQAHLKLGTMLQRAKPVEGLTVKETIRLFQSYYPKPFELGDTIERSRLTGKQNDYATSLAGGQAQSLYFALAIVGNPDILILDEPTNNLSVEARANFWKQVREFDRQGKTILAISHSEQDCDEIADLVTRELRLSNETGDVDIQEFPRYQALLNYCTELEAAANVKSESGLQGNAASTAQSDPGSFSLKAFWGQLYVELLQSFRKVDTIVVGVGLAIFAGFSIEQNTPDQFQSLLAASLAALVIFVCVSQFGLKIASERDRGWLKLLRITPLSFTTYVAAKVGNFLVLASLMTGLAFVSGWIASQFSETSSFMWEPWMFYLSFILVLGVVPFAIFSFSLGYLFKTESVSWALLALLAIIAVSFGFDISPLLPQPWIADVVLFLPTYHYGQLVAWMGEIELEGIFRFDGYHWIHILWLLWWTVVAGMFARWVYRREQLSG; this is encoded by the coding sequence ATGAAAACTGCCATTACTGCCATTAAAGTTCAAAATTTGTCAAAGACCTATGTTATCAATAAGCAAAAACAAAAGGTTTTGGACAACATAAATCTTGAAATTTTACCCGGTGAATTTATCTTGTTGCGGGGTGATAATGGTTCTGGAAAAACAACACTCGTCAACCTGATTTGTGGCTTGCAAAATCCTGATGAGGGGTCAATTGAAATTTTTGGAAAATCTCCCAAAGACCCTCAAGCGCATCTGAAACTGGGGACGATGCTGCAACGAGCCAAACCTGTCGAAGGCTTAACGGTAAAAGAGACCATTCGCCTGTTTCAAAGTTATTATCCCAAGCCATTTGAGTTGGGTGATACAATTGAGCGATCGCGCCTCACCGGAAAACAAAATGATTACGCCACCAGTCTCGCCGGGGGACAGGCTCAATCCCTTTATTTTGCTCTAGCCATTGTCGGAAATCCCGATATTTTGATTCTCGACGAACCGACTAACAATTTGAGTGTTGAAGCGCGGGCGAATTTTTGGAAACAAGTGCGGGAGTTTGACCGCCAAGGAAAAACCATTTTGGCGATTAGTCACAGTGAACAGGACTGTGATGAGATTGCTGACTTGGTGACGCGGGAGTTGCGCTTGAGTAACGAGACTGGAGACGTAGACATTCAAGAATTTCCTCGCTATCAGGCGCTTCTCAACTATTGCACGGAGTTAGAGGCGGCGGCGAACGTTAAATCTGAGTCAGGTTTGCAAGGGAACGCCGCGTCAACCGCTCAATCTGACCCTGGAAGCTTTAGCTTAAAAGCTTTTTGGGGACAACTTTATGTGGAACTGCTCCAAAGCTTTCGTAAAGTTGATACAATCGTTGTCGGCGTCGGCCTAGCAATTTTTGCCGGATTTTCTATTGAACAGAATACCCCAGACCAGTTTCAATCCCTGCTAGCCGCTTCTCTAGCGGCGTTGGTCATTTTTGTCTGTGTGAGTCAGTTTGGACTTAAGATTGCCTCAGAGCGCGATCGCGGCTGGTTGAAGTTACTGCGCATCACTCCCCTGTCTTTTACCACCTATGTGGCAGCTAAAGTTGGGAACTTCCTGGTCTTAGCTTCCTTGATGACAGGATTAGCCTTTGTCAGTGGTTGGATTGCAAGCCAATTTAGTGAAACCAGTTCCTTCATGTGGGAACCTTGGATGTTTTACCTTAGCTTTATCCTGGTTCTCGGGGTAGTTCCCTTCGCAATTTTTAGCTTCAGCTTGGGATATCTGTTTAAAACTGAATCCGTCAGTTGGGCCCTTTTAGCGCTTCTTGCCATTATAGCCGTTAGCTTTGGCTTCGATATCTCTCCCTTACTTCCCCAACCTTGGATTGCGGATGTCGTTCTGTTCCTCCCCACCTATCACTACGGCCAACTGGTGGCCTGGATGGGAGAAATTGAACTGGAGGGGATATTCCGCTTTGACGGCTACCATTGGATTCACATTCTCTGGCTGCTGTGGTGGACGGTTGTGGCGGGGATGTTCGCGCGCTGGGTGTATCGTCGGGAACAACTCTCCGGATAG
- a CDS encoding Ig-like domain-containing protein, which produces MTSQVPSKSPSDSGILNRASNYLRGLIGLFLIGTVTLVAYTLIQQHGCNAIIWWEQGDKVSCWKTAVTPQSLELKPGETANLNAQVTATGYYSPEIHWKSQERKIVSLEQDEGQHVVVQGKQAGQTKIFVRIGVENQTSAKNSTSFEIPIEVLPALSITPPELQIKEGLEKQFNVDFTGVGWLKNKSVSWQVANPDLIQIDESNRVKALKTGTTTLKAVWNEDPRVNQTIRVSVIENPPEITGIYLKPHSNSFYVGETGHLNAHASCQGNCTAGSTKVFWSSNASDQATISPDGDLTALEPGDVTLTATSMIDDSQSRSINIRILEPVVTQVSLKPSSVRVGVNSHERVEAVVDGKGLFTKSVSWTSQNPQIAQVDDNGIVTGEKKGKTKIEAYSVSHPNQMALAKVVVKPRGCSPPAAIVIGSIITVGTTALLVPPPIAFGVGSLAATGVCWLIDKVN; this is translated from the coding sequence ATGACGTCACAAGTTCCCTCAAAATCTCCGTCTGATTCAGGAATTTTGAATCGAGCTTCTAATTATTTGCGAGGGCTAATTGGTCTATTTCTGATTGGCACCGTTACTCTCGTCGCCTACACTCTAATTCAGCAACATGGCTGTAATGCGATTATCTGGTGGGAACAGGGTGACAAAGTGAGCTGTTGGAAAACCGCAGTTACCCCCCAATCCCTAGAACTCAAACCTGGGGAAACCGCAAACCTCAACGCTCAAGTGACAGCGACAGGCTACTATAGTCCAGAAATTCATTGGAAATCCCAGGAGAGAAAAATTGTCTCTTTAGAGCAAGATGAAGGACAACATGTTGTCGTTCAAGGAAAACAGGCGGGACAAACCAAAATATTCGTCAGAATTGGTGTAGAAAATCAAACTTCAGCCAAGAACTCCACAAGTTTTGAAATCCCTATCGAGGTGTTGCCCGCTTTAAGCATTACTCCGCCAGAATTACAGATTAAAGAAGGACTTGAGAAGCAATTCAATGTTGATTTTACGGGTGTTGGATGGCTCAAGAATAAGTCAGTTTCTTGGCAAGTTGCCAATCCCGACCTGATCCAAATTGATGAGAGCAATCGAGTCAAGGCTCTAAAAACTGGAACCACCACCCTAAAAGCTGTTTGGAATGAAGACCCCCGTGTAAATCAGACGATTCGGGTTTCTGTGATTGAGAATCCCCCTGAGATTACAGGGATTTACCTCAAGCCGCACTCCAACTCGTTTTACGTTGGCGAGACAGGTCATCTAAACGCACACGCGAGTTGCCAAGGAAATTGTACAGCAGGGAGTACCAAGGTGTTCTGGTCGTCCAATGCTTCTGACCAGGCTACAATTTCGCCTGATGGTGATCTCACGGCGTTAGAACCGGGAGACGTGACCTTAACCGCTACTTCGATGATCGATGATAGCCAGTCCCGCTCGATTAACATTCGGATTCTCGAACCCGTTGTAACCCAGGTTTCCCTGAAACCTTCCTCAGTCAGAGTTGGAGTCAATAGCCATGAACGAGTTGAGGCGGTCGTCGATGGAAAAGGCTTATTCACGAAATCTGTGTCTTGGACATCACAGAATCCTCAAATTGCTCAAGTGGATGATAATGGAATTGTGACTGGGGAGAAGAAAGGAAAAACTAAGATTGAGGCTTACTCAGTCAGTCATCCTAATCAGATGGCTCTCGCCAAAGTGGTTGTGAAACCTAGGGGATGTTCCCCACCAGCGGCTATAGTGATTGGCTCGATTATAACCGTCGGAACAACCGCCTTATTGGTTCCCCCTCCCATCGCCTTTGGGGTGGGAAGTCTAGCGGCGACCGGGGTCTGTTGGCTGATTGATAAAGTCAACTAA
- a CDS encoding TIGR04283 family arsenosugar biosynthesis glycosyltransferase, translating into MIDSPSQGLAPVGAIIFTRYPKPGTTKTRLTPVLGPRGAAWLQEKMTRHTVSQLRAWRKKSGGWLQIRAVGASPKRVQAWLGQDVPVQSQGPGDLGDRLLRAFQEGFAQGVERLVVVGIDCPELDEETIAQALQSLEAADLVLGPATDGGYYLIGLRAMAVKRFTPLFQGIDWGSDRVLSQTLERGQDLGLGVRQLSPLSDVDVPEELGVWQRARYQTQPMISVIIPVLNEAAEIGQTLEEVLTGENLEVIVVDGGSQDKTVEIVQGYGEALSTPLRLLSSPAGRALQCNVGLQAAQGEWVLLLHGDTRVPRGFDVLMREVLRDEGVVAGAFELAVASPAWTLRLVEWGVRWRSRWLQFPYGDQGLFISRQRLLQLGGVPDLPLMEDFELVRRLRHLGKVAIAPVAVVTSARRWERLGVLRVLLLNQLIILSYFLGISPKRLAQWYHRRRG; encoded by the coding sequence ATGATAGATTCCCCAAGCCAAGGGTTAGCCCCGGTCGGCGCCATCATTTTTACGCGCTATCCCAAGCCCGGGACAACGAAAACCCGGCTGACCCCGGTTCTCGGGCCCAGGGGGGCTGCCTGGTTACAGGAGAAGATGACGCGCCATACTGTTAGTCAGTTACGAGCCTGGCGCAAGAAATCCGGGGGCTGGCTGCAAATTCGCGCGGTGGGAGCCTCTCCAAAGCGGGTTCAGGCTTGGTTGGGACAGGATGTGCCGGTGCAGTCTCAGGGCCCTGGAGATTTGGGCGATCGCCTCCTACGGGCATTTCAGGAGGGGTTTGCTCAGGGGGTCGAGCGGTTAGTGGTCGTGGGGATTGATTGTCCAGAACTTGATGAGGAAACGATCGCCCAGGCGTTGCAGAGTTTGGAGGCGGCGGATTTAGTTCTTGGTCCGGCAACCGATGGTGGCTATTATCTCATCGGTTTGCGAGCGATGGCGGTTAAGAGATTTACGCCCTTGTTTCAGGGGATTGATTGGGGGAGCGATCGCGTCTTAAGTCAAACCCTAGAACGAGGTCAGGATTTGGGGTTGGGGGTGAGACAGTTATCGCCCCTGTCTGATGTAGATGTTCCTGAGGAGTTGGGGGTTTGGCAGCGGGCCCGATATCAGACTCAGCCGATGATTTCTGTGATTATTCCCGTTTTGAATGAGGCGGCTGAGATTGGTCAGACTCTGGAGGAGGTGCTAACGGGCGAGAATTTAGAGGTGATTGTGGTGGATGGGGGCAGTCAAGACAAGACGGTGGAGATTGTTCAGGGGTATGGGGAGGCGTTATCCACACCGCTGCGGTTGCTCTCCTCTCCGGCTGGGCGTGCCCTTCAGTGTAATGTGGGTCTCCAGGCGGCTCAGGGGGAGTGGGTCCTGTTGCTCCATGGGGATACTCGGGTTCCTCGGGGGTTCGATGTGCTGATGCGCGAGGTTTTAAGGGACGAGGGGGTTGTGGCTGGGGCCTTTGAGTTGGCTGTGGCGAGTCCGGCTTGGACCTTGCGCCTGGTGGAGTGGGGAGTCCGTTGGCGATCGCGCTGGTTGCAGTTTCCCTATGGTGATCAGGGTTTATTTATCTCTCGTCAACGACTATTACAGTTAGGAGGAGTTCCTGATTTGCCCTTAATGGAAGATTTTGAGCTGGTGCGCCGCTTAAGACACTTGGGAAAGGTGGCGATCGCCCCTGTGGCTGTGGTCACCTCTGCGCGACGCTGGGAACGTCTGGGCGTGCTACGAGTCTTGTTGCTCAATCAATTGATTATTTTGAGCTATTTTTTGGGCATTTCCCCTAAACGACTGGCACAGTGGTATCATCGCCGCCGGGGCTAG
- a CDS encoding DUF3685 domain-containing protein has protein sequence MTDTDDSLTLLLIETDEIVRLGLRTWLAKQTGVTAVLDTNTVAQALATLEDSPADVIIVGDLASGLRLVQTLEPRPPESPTPILLWCSALTVAQLALARRAGLGGYCAKGTPPRELFNAAVGLLTGEPTWQAPARIDPDADITNPPPDSSDPSVGVPGVQYIDAEQDQLERWLEDPNLTLLQRIIFNGRRRELNAARWFLCQVRSPRPLPAKVKGRKPSSQASSQPSAALAVSDSGSLTPTHLASEDLEDLLLDAILSKLQPPLRNLSDTPLEIDILRPEKRRHLLVTALRSVQNLLSELRHSDISPSRLRDRRDRLALDLWRETTEEFFGRYYTLSFNGESLELVDILLRETDVVQSAILDKIPFFPELLSHLLFQTPLAVDDRTCEFGSPEATLRAEYLLHNLLIAIANGVTQPLLDQVTGIETIERQFYDRRFLSTRDIERLRNDLSWKYRWETYLEEPRAIYESRFWLFVLTERGIKRMAIYAHRREEFLALSGVRQAVTLILEGRDALAPRLRSAVSWVGNGLVYVLTHVLGRGIGLVGRGILENLGSGRSRASRSGSRD, from the coding sequence ATGACTGATACCGATGATTCATTAACCCTGCTTTTAATTGAGACCGATGAGATTGTTCGTTTAGGACTGCGAACCTGGTTAGCCAAACAAACCGGGGTCACCGCCGTCTTAGATACCAACACCGTTGCCCAAGCCCTCGCCACCTTAGAAGATAGCCCCGCTGATGTCATTATCGTCGGGGACTTAGCGTCGGGCCTGCGCTTAGTTCAAACCCTAGAGCCACGCCCTCCTGAATCCCCAACCCCGATTCTCTTATGGTGTTCAGCCCTAACCGTCGCCCAACTAGCTCTAGCTCGCCGAGCCGGCCTTGGGGGCTATTGTGCCAAGGGAACACCGCCCCGGGAACTCTTTAACGCGGCGGTCGGACTCCTCACTGGAGAACCCACCTGGCAGGCCCCCGCCCGCATTGATCCAGATGCAGACATTACCAACCCACCCCCAGATTCCTCAGACCCTAGCGTTGGAGTTCCGGGGGTGCAGTATATTGACGCCGAACAAGACCAGTTAGAGCGTTGGCTTGAAGACCCCAATCTGACCTTACTTCAGCGCATTATCTTTAACGGCCGGCGACGGGAACTCAACGCCGCCCGCTGGTTTCTCTGTCAAGTGCGATCGCCCCGTCCTCTTCCAGCCAAAGTCAAGGGTCGCAAACCCTCCTCTCAAGCCTCCTCCCAGCCCTCAGCTGCGTTAGCCGTCTCCGATAGCGGTTCTCTGACCCCCACTCACCTGGCTAGTGAAGATCTCGAAGACCTGCTATTAGATGCCATCCTGAGTAAGCTTCAGCCCCCCCTGCGCAATCTCAGTGATACGCCTCTGGAAATTGATATTTTACGGCCCGAGAAACGACGACACCTGTTGGTCACAGCCCTCCGCAGCGTCCAAAACCTGCTCAGTGAACTCCGCCATTCCGATATTAGCCCCTCACGACTGCGAGACCGCCGCGATCGCCTGGCCCTGGACTTATGGCGGGAAACCACTGAGGAGTTTTTTGGACGCTATTACACCCTGAGTTTTAATGGTGAATCTCTGGAACTGGTGGATATCCTACTGCGGGAAACAGACGTTGTGCAAAGTGCCATCCTTGATAAAATTCCCTTTTTCCCAGAACTTCTCTCCCATCTCTTATTTCAAACTCCCCTGGCCGTGGATGACCGAACCTGTGAATTTGGCAGTCCTGAAGCCACCCTACGGGCTGAATATCTGCTCCATAACCTGCTGATTGCCATCGCTAATGGGGTCACTCAGCCCCTACTCGACCAAGTGACGGGCATCGAAACCATTGAACGACAGTTTTATGATCGCCGCTTCCTTTCCACCCGAGATATTGAGCGACTGCGTAATGATTTGTCCTGGAAATATCGCTGGGAAACCTATCTCGAAGAACCTCGGGCCATTTATGAAAGTCGCTTTTGGCTGTTCGTCTTGACCGAACGGGGCATTAAGCGCATGGCCATCTACGCCCACCGTCGCGAGGAATTCCTAGCCCTATCGGGGGTACGTCAAGCCGTGACTCTGATTCTTGAAGGTCGAGACGCCCTCGCCCCTCGACTGCGATCGGCGGTGAGTTGGGTTGGCAATGGACTCGTCTATGTTCTCACCCATGTCCTCGGACGGGGCATTGGCCTCGTGGGACGAGGTATCTTGGAAAATCTAGGAAGTGGCAGAAGCCGTGCCTCCCGATCTGGAAGCCGGGACTGA
- a CDS encoding 4'-phosphopantetheinyl transferase family protein, which yields MREDVRILWPDWPVLPRLLGDQVWVWRLGLRETEELDWAWGDLSSAERERAHRYRHQGDRQGFILTRSWLRRLAGAYLGLAPQSVQFQLGPHGKPFLRGHPLQFNLSHSGDWALLAFSRDRPLGIDLERHRSVPVLRLAKRFFQRSEWDGLQGLSEEEQRRVFFDYWTVKEAYLKATGEGLGGLSRVEVDGQGWQGDRMSLWRYESEGERTGERLPTLEAQRLVLEPGYSAALVVGGQGNTGCSEGDVAANVTKINNKSAGIRISRGTISPKMRVPS from the coding sequence ATGCGTGAGGACGTGAGGATTCTTTGGCCGGACTGGCCCGTCTTGCCGAGACTATTAGGGGATCAGGTTTGGGTTTGGCGTTTGGGGTTGAGAGAGACGGAGGAGTTGGACTGGGCCTGGGGGGACTTATCCTCGGCGGAACGGGAGCGGGCCCATCGCTACCGTCATCAGGGCGATCGCCAGGGGTTTATTCTGACTCGCAGTTGGCTGCGACGGCTGGCGGGGGCGTATTTGGGGCTGGCCCCTCAGTCTGTACAGTTTCAGCTAGGCCCCCATGGCAAACCGTTTTTACGGGGACATCCGTTACAGTTCAATCTCTCTCATTCTGGGGATTGGGCCTTGTTAGCCTTTAGCCGCGATCGCCCCCTGGGAATTGATTTGGAACGGCATCGTTCTGTACCGGTGTTGAGGTTGGCTAAACGGTTTTTTCAGCGGTCTGAGTGGGACGGCTTGCAGGGATTGTCTGAGGAGGAGCAGCGTCGGGTATTTTTTGACTATTGGACTGTGAAAGAAGCCTATCTGAAGGCGACGGGGGAAGGCTTGGGAGGATTATCTCGGGTGGAGGTGGATGGGCAGGGTTGGCAGGGCGATCGGATGTCCCTGTGGCGATATGAGTCTGAGGGGGAGAGGACGGGGGAACGGTTACCCACTCTAGAGGCCCAACGACTGGTTCTAGAGCCAGGATATAGTGCCGCTCTGGTGGTGGGTGGCCAAGGCAATACAGGATGTTCCGAGGGGGATGTGGCCGCAAATGTTACTAAAATTAACAATAAATCCGCAGGAATACGGATTTCTCGGGGGACAATTTCCCCGAAAATGAGAGTGCCGTCATGA
- the dnaK gene encoding molecular chaperone DnaK, with amino-acid sequence MAKVVGIDLGTTNSCVAVMEGGKPTVIANAEGFRTTPSVVAYAKNGDRLVGQIAKRQAVMNPTNTFYSVKRFIGRRHDEVTHETSEVPYSVLNVNGSVKLDCSQAGKQFAPEEISAQVLRKLAEDASKYLGETVTQAVITVPAYFNDSQRQATKDAGKIAGLEVLRIINEPTAASLAYGLDKKSNETILVFDLGGGTFDVSILEVGDGVFEVMATSGDTHLGGDDFDKQIVDYIAAEFEKSEGIDLRKDKQALQRLTEAAEKAKIELSSVSQAEINLPFITATQDGPKHVDMTLTRAKFEEICADLIDRCRIPVENAIKDAKLSKTDINEVVLVGGSTRIPAIQQLVEKVLGKAPNQSVNPDEVVATGAAIQGGVLAGEVKDILLLDVTPLSLGVETLGGVMTKLIPRNTTIPTKKSETFSTAVDGQTNVEIHVLQGEREFSKDNKSLGTFRLDGIPPAPRGVPQIEVTFDIDANGILNVTAKDKGSGKEQSISITGASTLSDSEVDSMVKDAEANAEEDRQRRERIDKKNQADTLAYQAEKQIEDLGDKVPADDKAKIEGLIAELKEALAQDDDAAIESKMEELQQALYAVSTNLYQQAGGDAAGAAGAAPGAGAPPESGNDGGDDVIDAEFSETDNK; translated from the coding sequence ATGGCTAAAGTCGTTGGAATTGACCTCGGAACAACGAACTCTTGTGTTGCGGTCATGGAAGGGGGGAAACCCACCGTTATCGCGAACGCCGAAGGGTTTCGCACCACCCCATCCGTTGTGGCCTATGCGAAAAATGGCGATCGCCTCGTGGGTCAGATCGCCAAACGCCAAGCGGTGATGAACCCCACCAACACCTTCTACTCGGTCAAACGCTTCATCGGTCGCCGTCATGACGAAGTGACCCACGAAACCAGCGAGGTTCCCTACAGCGTCCTCAACGTCAACGGTAGCGTCAAGCTCGACTGTTCCCAAGCCGGCAAGCAATTCGCCCCGGAAGAAATCTCCGCCCAAGTGCTGCGGAAACTGGCCGAAGATGCCAGCAAATACCTCGGGGAAACGGTCACCCAAGCCGTCATCACCGTTCCCGCCTACTTTAACGACTCCCAACGTCAAGCCACCAAAGACGCCGGGAAAATCGCAGGCTTAGAAGTTCTACGGATTATCAACGAACCGACGGCCGCCTCCCTAGCCTACGGACTCGACAAAAAAAGTAATGAAACCATCCTCGTCTTCGACCTCGGTGGCGGAACCTTCGACGTCTCCATCCTAGAAGTTGGCGACGGTGTCTTTGAAGTCATGGCAACCTCTGGGGATACTCACCTGGGTGGGGATGACTTCGACAAACAAATCGTCGATTACATCGCCGCTGAATTTGAAAAATCCGAAGGCATCGACCTGCGCAAAGATAAACAAGCCCTACAACGGCTGACGGAAGCAGCAGAAAAAGCCAAAATCGAACTCTCCAGCGTCAGCCAGGCGGAAATCAACCTCCCCTTCATCACCGCCACCCAGGATGGCCCCAAACACGTCGATATGACCCTAACCCGGGCCAAGTTTGAGGAAATTTGCGCTGACCTCATCGACCGCTGCCGCATCCCCGTGGAGAACGCCATCAAGGATGCCAAACTCAGCAAAACCGATATCAACGAGGTCGTCCTCGTCGGTGGCTCAACCCGGATTCCGGCCATTCAACAGTTGGTTGAGAAAGTTCTCGGCAAAGCCCCCAACCAAAGCGTCAACCCCGATGAAGTGGTCGCCACGGGTGCCGCCATTCAAGGTGGGGTCTTAGCTGGGGAAGTCAAAGATATCCTGCTATTGGATGTCACCCCCCTCTCCCTGGGTGTGGAAACCCTCGGTGGCGTGATGACCAAACTCATCCCCCGCAACACCACCATTCCCACCAAAAAATCCGAGACCTTCTCCACCGCTGTGGATGGACAAACCAACGTGGAAATCCATGTCCTGCAAGGGGAACGGGAATTTTCCAAAGATAACAAGAGCTTGGGAACCTTCCGCCTCGATGGCATTCCTCCCGCACCTCGGGGCGTGCCTCAAATCGAAGTCACCTTCGACATTGATGCTAACGGGATTCTCAACGTCACAGCTAAAGACAAAGGCTCGGGTAAAGAGCAGTCTATCAGCATCACCGGTGCGTCGACTCTCTCCGACAGCGAAGTCGACAGCATGGTCAAAGATGCCGAAGCCAATGCGGAAGAAGACCGTCAACGTCGCGAACGCATCGACAAGAAAAACCAAGCCGACACCTTGGCCTATCAAGCTGAGAAGCAAATCGAAGACCTCGGTGATAAGGTTCCCGCTGATGACAAGGCCAAAATTGAAGGTCTGATTGCGGAACTCAAGGAAGCCTTGGCTCAAGATGACGATGCTGCCATTGAGTCGAAAATGGAAGAGTTGCAACAAGCTCTCTATGCCGTTAGCACCAATCTCTATCAACAAGCCGGTGGAGATGCTGCCGGTGCCGCCGGTGCTGCTCCTGGAGCCGGTGCGCCTCCTGAGTCTGGGAATGATGGTGGCGATGATGTCATCGATGCTGAGTTCTCGGAAACGGACAATAAATAG
- a CDS encoding NAD-dependent epimerase/dehydratase family protein, whose product MRILVIGGTRFIGVYLTRELVEAGHEVVLFNRGNHPAPVEGVAQITGDRTDEAQLQAGLAGESFDAIFDNTGRKLGDTQPLADLFKGKLKHFVYVSSAGVYQPSDQMPHCEGDALDPQSRHRGKFEAEDYLLKQGFPMTSVRPTYIYGPGNYNPIEAWFFDRLVRDRPIPIPGSGLQITQLGHCGDLAKAMVAILGNQNAVGEVYNISGDRYVTFDGLARACAIAVGKDPAQVQLVHYDPKALDLGKRKAFPLRSQHFFCSIGKALSELDWEPEFDLISGLQDSYEHDYLAGQQHQAEVDFSLDDQILATV is encoded by the coding sequence ATGCGAATTTTAGTGATTGGTGGAACCCGGTTTATTGGGGTGTATCTGACTCGGGAATTGGTTGAGGCGGGTCATGAGGTGGTCTTGTTTAATCGGGGCAATCATCCCGCTCCCGTCGAGGGTGTGGCTCAGATTACGGGCGATCGCACCGATGAGGCTCAATTGCAAGCAGGCCTGGCGGGAGAGTCGTTTGATGCCATTTTCGATAATACCGGGCGCAAGCTCGGCGATACTCAGCCCCTGGCGGACTTGTTTAAGGGCAAGCTGAAGCATTTTGTCTATGTCAGTTCGGCGGGAGTCTATCAGCCGTCAGACCAAATGCCACACTGCGAAGGGGATGCGTTAGATCCTCAGAGTCGTCATCGGGGCAAGTTTGAGGCGGAGGATTATCTGCTCAAGCAGGGATTCCCCATGACCTCAGTGCGGCCCACCTATATCTATGGCCCCGGTAACTATAACCCCATTGAGGCTTGGTTCTTTGACCGTCTGGTGCGCGATCGCCCCATCCCCATTCCCGGTTCTGGCTTACAAATTACCCAATTGGGCCATTGTGGGGATTTAGCTAAGGCCATGGTGGCGATTTTGGGCAATCAGAATGCTGTGGGGGAAGTCTATAACATTTCCGGCGATCGCTATGTCACCTTTGATGGCTTGGCCCGGGCCTGTGCGATCGCCGTCGGGAAAGACCCAGCGCAAGTGCAGCTAGTCCACTATGATCCCAAAGCCCTCGACCTGGGTAAACGGAAAGCCTTCCCGTTGCGATCGCAGCATTTCTTCTGTAGCATCGGCAAAGCCCTCTCAGAACTGGACTGGGAACCGGAGTTTGATCTAATCTCCGGCTTGCAAGACTCCTACGAGCATGACTATCTAGCCGGCCAACAGCATCAGGCCGAGGTAGACTTTTCCCTCGATGACCAGATTCTCGCAACAGTCTAA